A single Candidatus Babeliales bacterium DNA region contains:
- a CDS encoding GNAT family N-acetyltransferase, producing the protein MNLIVLSAMFSFFPVTIDHLPLLRHWFAQPHVSCWWPTPEKEEDFFAHFLKRIRSSDTHPYIALIDDKPIGYVQMYHIDYNNEKAGKWLPKFPEHTVGIDQLIGEPAYIGKGYGTRMVTDFIRFIKTVDPNITTVIVDPDPENKAAIRCYEKVGFLLVGLCETPYGNAYLMRYDI; encoded by the coding sequence ATGAACTTGATTGTATTAAGCGCAATGTTTAGTTTTTTTCCAGTAACTATTGATCATCTTCCTTTATTGCGTCATTGGTTTGCACAACCACATGTATCGTGTTGGTGGCCAACGCCAGAAAAAGAAGAAGATTTTTTTGCACACTTTCTTAAAAGAATTCGCTCATCAGATACGCATCCGTATATTGCGTTGATTGATGATAAGCCAATTGGATACGTACAAATGTATCACATTGACTACAATAATGAGAAGGCAGGTAAATGGCTGCCGAAATTCCCAGAGCACACTGTTGGCATTGATCAATTAATTGGTGAGCCTGCATATATTGGTAAAGGATATGGCACGCGAATGGTTACAGATTTTATCAGATTTATAAAAACGGTTGATCCCAATATAACAACGGTAATTGTTGACCCAGATCCGGAAAATAAAGCGGCAATTCGTTGTTATGAAAAGGTGGGCTTTCTACTAGTTGGGCTGTGTGAAACGCCGTATGGTAATGCATATTTGATGCGGTATGATATATAA
- a CDS encoding HAD-IA family hydrolase: MIIFDLGGVLLEEAEINLAGVLPAGVDIGEVNGKIPRIFNRMFAFIHLIFGKDCKRDWLVGHISGRELAHAIKAAIDRQEYDSFFISPQERNLIKYGSEFILVPEKLTPLTLLDQEGFAFVKKCKNHGIRTLILSNWDPESFAFIKDTFPELFALFDEHDIVIPAHVGFIKPEVEIFEYMVRNLSLDVEKTIFVDDSATNTSAAQRYGIQSVTHRDWQQTEQELARIFNELDCIKRNV; this comes from the coding sequence ATGATCATATTCGATTTGGGCGGTGTATTATTGGAGGAAGCAGAAATAAATTTGGCGGGCGTGTTGCCAGCTGGCGTAGATATTGGAGAAGTTAACGGTAAAATACCGCGTATATTTAATCGGATGTTTGCATTTATTCATCTGATTTTTGGTAAAGATTGTAAGCGGGATTGGCTCGTGGGTCATATTTCTGGGCGAGAGCTGGCGCATGCGATTAAAGCGGCAATCGATCGTCAGGAATATGATTCTTTTTTTATAAGCCCGCAGGAGCGCAATCTTATTAAGTATGGTTCAGAGTTTATTCTAGTGCCAGAAAAATTAACGCCATTAACGCTGCTCGATCAAGAAGGTTTTGCCTTTGTTAAAAAGTGTAAAAACCATGGAATTCGAACGTTGATTTTATCAAATTGGGATCCAGAATCATTTGCATTCATTAAAGATACATTTCCAGAGTTGTTTGCCCTTTTTGATGAGCATGACATTGTTATTCCAGCTCATGTTGGTTTTATAAAACCTGAAGTTGAGATTTTTGAGTACATGGTGCGGAATTTATCGCTTGATGTTGAAAAGACCATTTTTGTTGATGATAGCGCAACCAATACAAGCGCAGCGCAAAGATATGGTATACAATCAGTGACGCATCGTGATTGGCAGCAAACAGAACAAGAATTAGCAAGGATTTTTAATGAACTTGATTGTATTAAGCGCAATGTTTAG
- the spoVG gene encoding septation regulator SpoVG, whose translation MKITEVKVYPAKESGRLKAYATIVFDNSFIVRDLKVIEGDKGLFVSMPSRRRKDGTFRDIVHPLNSEMRTVIEESIVAEYKKVIESGEAVESDE comes from the coding sequence ATGAAAATAACAGAAGTAAAAGTATATCCGGCAAAAGAAAGTGGCAGATTGAAGGCTTATGCAACGATCGTCTTTGACAATAGCTTTATTGTACGTGATTTAAAAGTTATTGAAGGAGATAAAGGCCTTTTCGTATCTATGCCATCACGACGCCGGAAAGATGGAACTTTTAGGGATATTGTGCACCCGTTAAATTCTGAGATGCGCACAGTTATCGAAGAGTCTATTGTCGCTGAATATAAAAAAGTGATCGAGAGTGGCGAAGCGGTAGAATCAGACGAGTAA